The Sesamum indicum cultivar Zhongzhi No. 13 linkage group LG6, S_indicum_v1.0, whole genome shotgun sequence genomic interval TTCGGCCCAAATCAAAACATTCTTCATCAGTTGAGTATAAATAGAGGACAAGTACCAGAAATCAGAGACCAATATGGCTAAATGCTATACTCGAGAATCAAAGATGCAATCAGTTTCACTAGGTGGCATACAGAAAGTTGACTCAGCCTATCACACCATCAtcataatattagtaaaagagCCACATACTAAAGGTTTTTTTCCCTATAAGCAAGTTCCTTGACTATTTTTCTAGTAGGTGGGGAGAGAAGGGGAGAAGAAaaccatataaatatttctcattGAAATAACTTTTTTCCCCAACAGACCTGGCTTCCTTTGCACATGTGACTTGAAAGCACTAATATCTCGTCAAATGCAATGGGCTTATCAACCTTCCCACCAAACATACCCTCAAACCTCTACACAACAACCAAAAAGAAGAGGACAAAAGAAGGTTAATGTTACAACGAACAAAACCAAATGGAATAAAGATATAAGTAGCACTAACTCCCACACCTTTAACTGGATTACAAGAACATTTGGTGCCTCAAGAACAGACATTTGCTTCCTTGCTGCCACCATTTCCTTGCAACTAAACAAACATAAGTTTCCATCCATCAAGCCACAGTATAAACCAACATATGCACAGGCAACACAGAAAGTTCACTTGCATGCATATCATGAGAAAAGAATGACATAGCATACACAGAAGGTTTAATGCATGCTCAGACAATAAAGAGAGATTCAAATACTTACTGATCACACTTGTATTTGTTATTTCCATCCAATATCTCAGGCTGAAAAAACTTCTGCAGAGCCTCTTTGAGTGATCCACTTTGCAAAATATCAAGACTAATATCCATAATCTCATCAACCTTATTTGACTCAGCTCCACATGACAAACATTTCACTTGGCTCTGCAGCGACCCCCCAAAAATCTCCTTCACCACTGTTTCTCCAGTCCCACTGATATCCCCTCCATTGGCAATCCCACTTTTACCCCTTTGTTGTTGCTGTAACTTCTTTAGTCTCAAGCATGTATTATGACACGCATCAATCACATAACGCAAAAATTCATGTGCATCCTCTTGCCTCCCAGTCCGAAAATGCTCAGCATATATCCTTAAGCAgctgtttatttttaaaggcGCATCTGAGACTGCTTCACTACTCAAAGAGCGAGCAATACGTTTTTCTAATATGCAGAAAGGACACTCCCCTTTCTTCTCCTTTCCTGCCCCAAAGTCACCTTGAAGAAAATGATGctgttaaaataatttccagACTCATgtacttaaaataatttccagACTCGTgtacttaaaataatttccagACTCATGTACATAAAATCCACTCTCAAAACTGaagcataattatataaaaagagaaGTACAAAGCTTCTAGTCAGAGAAGAGTTATGTTAGTTAAGTCTCTCAATAAACTTCATTCATAGAGTGGAGATCCACACCTATGAATTGAAAGGTTCCCCATATCCAATAGAGTGCTCCATGTAAGAATACAGATATTAAGAACAAATACTAATCAAGAACAGAACAAACGGACAATAATGAAATCCAGAGGCTctgctttttttattttttaagtcaaAAGATTTGTCTTACCAAAACTAACTTTTGAGAGTTGTTATAATCTAGAGGAACAGAGAGGGTTGCTAGTTTCTTTTGTTAACAGTTGATAATCGAAATGtcttttgataatatatatcagCTAAGCCTCAAACATTTTAAGCTTCTTCCAATACATAAAACTGTGCAATATCAGGTCAGCCTAGGCATCAAATCACACTCACTTAAGCTTCATTTTGCTGAAGGTATGCACTTACCCATTTCCCAGAATGCATAGATCCAACCTAATCTTTTTTCATTGACATCCTCTGGATTGAATACTATGTCGAAAGCAAATCATATAccaatgttatttttattggtaTGACTTGGTACCAAACCCAATATCAGCCTTTACTCCTGAATCTTGACTGCAAACTACAAAAACTTCATGACTAATGTTTTTTAGCAGCTGTTACTACATCTACTGTTTATTTTGGTAGAATAAGCATAAGTCATAACAATTTATGCCgtaaagaatatattaaaagatgCACAGTACGTTCCAACTACCGACCCTTGCATATCAATAATTCAGTAACAGTAGAAACTGCAATCGTTAATGCAAAATAGgcaaataattagaaaaacagATCCATTCATGTAAAAAGAGAACAGAAGAGACAAACAAGCAATGATGATGAGCAAACATCAAGGGAACTAAGATGCCAAGTAATTATCACGTCTGtcgaaaaaaattcaaaaatgaaagggcacacatacacacatgtAGAGAGAGTATAAGACGGTACAATTAGAAGAGTGGAGAAATCGGAGGCAGAAATTAGCGAGAGGAGGGGTGTAAGTGAGGCACTGGAGAACAGAGTTGAGGTAGCAAGTGTTGCCGAGGTTCCGGAGCCCTAAGGGCGGCGCGCCGTGCTTTCGCTTCAACGACTTGAGAAGGCTCGGCTGCCACGTCATCTGCAGCATGCCCATCAACGACTACCAACCGCCTCCACCACCGCCGCACCATTGGCCGGCCACCACCTCCGCGATCGCATCACCTTCTCgacaattctctctctctctctctctctctctctctctctctctcttcgtGGTTTCGTCTGCTCGATCCTTTTTTcccctttccttttttttaataataataaataataaaattagtagtagtaatatattttgggggtggggggttcTGGGGTTAGGAGgtttttatttcatcctcaatttttaatttttgggctgaatttctaattttcattaatattgtGGCCTCTGATTGAATTGTAttattgttgatttttattgTTCATATATGTATTTGGGGCtggcaatttttttgaataaaatgaggAGACTATAGAATTCCAAAagtcaaaaaaaagaaacataaaaaatccCACCAACCGGATAGGAGAGGCGTTGTGTGTGGGCCAGGACTTCGAGGATTGAGTATGTGGGCCTATTGGGCTGCATGTTGGAGTTGGCCCATTTCTGATATCTCTTTTCCTCAACTGGTTTGAGAATTAATGAGgagatttgaatttgatttgcaCAACTGGgtcattctttttaatatcagTATAGATTACACAAATACCACgtattatttgtaaaaattatagatacagCTCTGAAGGTGTTTCAATGTAATTTGTCTCGAGGGCGAAGGAGTGGGGGTtgactaaatttttatttctgatgaagtatctatataaattacatatacaatttcggaaaatgtaattttgatttttcaagaaagaggctgtatgtgtaattaaacTTGACTTTAGAGGTGTCATTGTAATTTagccaaaatatattaacaattCAGTAGTTCAAGAGAGAAAGGATCAACCCAAGGCCAGGGAGCTTCTACAAGGCAAGCTATCTGAGGGTGCAAAGAGATCATGGAATACCAGCAAAACTCAGTGTAAGCCATAGAAGGCGCAAGTATAACTGAGAAAGCTGTCAACGCTGCCCTTCAATCAATCTCAAACTACCACTCTCTGCCATCATGCTAATCTAAACTTTGCAGCAGTTCCAGGTACTTAAAAACTTAAATGTACAAatgcaaaaatcaaatttggcTCGAGAAGAATTCCTCCTGTTGCATTCAATACAAAGTACAATTGTCGGAGCTGCTAGAAATGTAAAAACATCTGAAGATGGTCAAGGTTATATCTGTTAACGGTACAATGTCTACAACCTTGCATAAAAACGAAGGTTGTTAATCTCAACTTCAGACATGGCTacgattttgttttttttttccccatcaATTGCCACCAATAAGAGATAGAAACTATCggctaaaataatatatgtggTCTACAAAGATTAATGTATTGAACCAGAATTATAGCTTCTCCGGTTGCAGATACTGGACATTGCCTTTGTATGCATCTTCTGGGGAGGCACATCCCCCACTTCGGATACCCAGAACTAGACAAACAATGTATTGCTCACAAACCTGAGTATAGTTTAAGACTATATTCTTGTTTCATTGGTTGTGGTTGAAGCTGCACCTAGTGGAACTGATTGAGCAGGCTCTAATGGGCTAACTCGATAAGCTTCCTTTCTCAACTTGTGATTATTGTATGCAGCTACCCCTGCAATAGCTGCAGTAGCATCCAGcatttattcatcaaattGTGATATTCTTGTTGAAAATCCAggcaaattttatatatatatcaagtgCAAAATCAACAATAGTAGTGAAGCCACAAGCAAAGTAGTGGATTCATTGAACTTCTGCAATGTTTGAGAgagaataaacaaaattcttaaATTGCATGCACATAAGGATGGAAAATAAACCTTCATAAAATTGCTGCATTTGCAGCCATAGTAAAAGTTTACAGGCGAACTCACACTTACCAATGGCATAGCCAAAAAGATTGATGAGTGTCAGCTTCGTGTCAGCAAAAAGAAGAGCTGAAAATAGAACCACAACCCAATCCTTGACAACCCCAGCGACACGAATAGTCAAAGCACTTGTATGTGAGATGACAAGGAAAACTGAAAGATTGAGAGCAAAAGTGCAAAGAGAATTAAGAGTCAAAACAAGGGGTTTGAAGCTCCAAGTCCCCTGTTCATCCATCTTAGGCTTCTCCAGGAAGATCCAGGGGATTAATAGGCAAAGAGCACTGCAAAATGATCAATGAAACAACAATTAAATTGATGAGAGCATAAGCTGTAAAAAAAGCCCAAACTGTAGGAAATAGACCACATGCCTGCATGGGCTAACATAGTACATCAGAGATATGGGATTTAGCTTTAGACCCTTCCTTTTAACTAAAATCTCCATAAATATTAGCCTCAAAGCTTCTCCAACTACACCTCCCATTTGGTAAACAACACCGATCCAGCTAATTTCCATCTCGCCATAAGAAGCTACCAGAACCCCAAAACTGATGACTGACATTATGAGAAGCATCCTGCAACTCATAACTTCAAGTCCAGCTAATACACCAAGGATGAATACAGCAACTGGCACTGCAGATGTCACCAAGAGTGTCAATCAGTTCTTTTAGTACTAACTTTATATGGAAATTTGCTCAAACTGTGTGAGATCACCACTATTCCACCAATAAAAACACTGCCTCATACGTACTGATTGCTTTCAGCATCTGAGCAAATGCAACTGATATGTAGAGGTAAGCAGTGTTCCCAAGCCAAAGCGTCATAGCAAACATTGCACCAATTGGGATGACGGAAGTTATATACCTGTACATTCAGTGTTCGCCTTGTTCAATGACATCATATTGCAATCACaatattaaaggaaaaacatGTAACTATATGAATATGTGGTGTCAAAATCAACGGAATAGAGCACGGATATGCTAAAAAGATCAAGGATGGAAACAACAAATCCCAAGTAACAACATTCTCATCTGCAGTTCTTCCTTTGGGGTTCATTGGGTAATCACGTGCTGATGGTGAGACCGTTATTCTTAAGTTCCCTTAAGTGTTGGTGCTTTCTCTTTGATACATAAATGGAACACTATGAGCAGTCGATCCATACTCAAAAAATGGGGTAAAGCTCTTGCAGAGTAAATCATCccagaaaaataaaacgtAGCTCATATAGCAAAAGTAAGAATACTCACACATCCAAAGTCATTCCttcatcaattttcataatctGCAAAATGGTAAAAATGAAATACGACACTTCATAATAAGATAAAACCAAATCATAAAcctttatatgaaaattaattacctTGAGAACTTTGGTAAGCATGAAGCATAAAACAGAGGAGAAGACCATGTGAAGCAGAGTCAATCCAAGAGGATATGGGAAGTTTATTTCCTTTGATGATAAAACCCACTGCATCAAGAAAAGTTTCATTAAACAGGATTAGCCATATGAAGAAATTTTGCAGTCAAACATTTCACCAACTTGCAGAACATTGGCAGGAACATGCACAGACATTCATTGTTCCAGCTTTcagaatttaaataaacatgaagcaatacaaaacaaaaaaaaaatgaaaaaaccaAAAGTCTTAGCTATATAAAAACAGCAAATATGGCACAACTCTTGTGAAAAGATGGTGAGAGGACTGGAAACTCACGAAATGCACACTGAAAAGCTTACAGCAAGTGCAGCTTGACAAGAAGAAAACACCCACAACTATACAATATCTTCAACTGATCAAAAAGGCTGGTACATTTAAATGTTACTACATTCAAGTTGTATTTCATACTTGCAAGATCAAAAGTTCCAAAAACAACACCACCAATGGATCCAAGCTAATGTTGCAACCACAAATTCACATAATCGAAAAAGGTAGGAATAACAAAAACTCCGCATACTATAGGCGTTAGAAATATAGGCCATCATTTCTAGCGGAATAGAATGTCAGCATAGCTGAACACTGTTTAGACCTGAAAATGAATGGATAGTCGTTAGTGAATGACTTAGACATATTTTACGAGGGAATATCAATGCAAACAGATTACCCTGATTAGACATATTTTACGAGGGATCATGCAAACTTTCTCATAGCAACAAAACAGACATATATGAGTATCCACTCCTAGGAGAGAAATGTTATGAGAAGAAGTTTCCTTCAGAAGAtgaaaagaagcaaaagaataggccaacaaacaaaaatcaatttctaGGCAGACGTGCCTTAGCTAATATAATATAGTACCATGTCCATCACAGTTCACAGTTTGAAACATATGATTCCAAAAATTTGAATCTTGAAAAACTAGCAGTGACCTCATATGTCAAGAGAAAAACACAATTCAAGCTATACAAAGAGTATTGCGCAAACAAAATACGAAAGAACGGAATTAAACAAGACCTTCGTCTCAAACCATTACTAGaagttatcaaatcgaaaaTGCCACTGATGCAGAGgaattagtaaatatatgCATCACAGCTTCTCCCACAGCATCCAATGACTAGCTAGACCCTCAGATCACCGACGCAACTATTC includes:
- the LOC105165504 gene encoding probable sugar phosphate/phosphate translocator At3g14410, producing MADRNRRWAKEEFLTYAYILLYIALSSGQIFFNKWVLSSKEINFPYPLGLTLLHMVFSSVLCFMLTKVLKIMKIDEGMTLDVYITSVIPIGAMFAMTLWLGNTAYLYISVAFAQMLKAIMPVAVFILGVLAGLEVMSCRMLLIMSVISFGVLVASYGEMEISWIGVVYQMGGVVGEALRLIFMEILVKRKGLKLNPISLMYYVSPCSALCLLIPWIFLEKPKMDEQGTWSFKPLVLTLNSLCTFALNLSVFLVISHTSALTIRVAGVVKDWVVVLFSALLFADTKLTLINLFGYAIAIAGVAAYNNHKLRKEAYRVSPLEPAQSVPLGAASTTTNETRI